The Lates calcarifer isolate ASB-BC8 linkage group LG6, TLL_Latcal_v3, whole genome shotgun sequence genome includes a region encoding these proteins:
- the fam110a gene encoding protein FAM110A yields the protein MPVETLQRPVRRPARTAVAATPPRLRPKGPVGPDFFRQCPAAEGRPKQSAVERLEADKAKYVKSQVALSKQQPVRPPELRKPLLSPGTALRPTRKTPTQAKTKQEGVQLDLEHLSNLISGVSDGPQSSTTVSSEDSKAPDGATTAHSSPCPSPVEPQPKKERPRPPPRPDWSSPAKVRLKASGPAKVENPGSPASPAAGTVRRVDVMPQAGPVRSTCRPAQFMRQPLQPIPLHSQFPLRPAASHLRLLQPRTTPGSSPLKAAPVVAPSKPDNPSSSPTETPAPAPPTPNFPILPPPSPAITRLSSSSSRKRPSLTRSKSDMSDRYSRAGTELERFFNLCGLDPADLQELTGSSSDIVSLARFRSVSAPGSECAGGENEDEEEEDAGNATERVPYGVSVIERNARVIKWLYGLRQAKDNASKSTNL from the coding sequence ATGCCTGTGGAGACTCTCCAACGTCCAGTGAGGCGACCAGCGAGGACTGCTGTAGCTGCTACACCCCCACGCTTGCGACCCAAGGGGCCAGTGGGGCCAGACTTCTTTCGGCAATGCCCCGCAGCAGAAGGCAGACCAAAGCAGAGCGCAGTGGAAAGGCTGGAGGCAGACAAGGCTAAATATGTCAAGAGTCAGGTGGCTCTGTCTAAGCAGCAGCCGGTCAGGCCTCCTGAGCTGCGGAAGCCTCTGCTGAGCCCCGGCACTGCCCTGCGGCCGACCAGGAAGACGCCGACCCAGGCTAAGACAAAGCAGGAGGGCGTCCAGCTCGACCTGGAGCACCTGAGTAACCTCATCAGTGGTGTGAGCGACGGACCTCAGTCCAGCACCACTGTAAGCTCAGAGGACAGTAAAGCTCCTGATGGTGCAACCACTGCACACAGCTCTCCTTGCCCCTCACCTGTAGAGCCACAACCCAAAAAAGAGAGGCCACGTCCACCTCCCCGTCCTGACTGGTCAAGTCCGGCTAAGGTGAGATTAAAAGCCTCAGGACCAGCCAAGGTGGAGAATCCAGGTTCTCCTGCGTCTCCTGCTGCAGGGACTGTTCGCAGAGTGGACGTCATGCCTCAGGCCGGCCCTGTGAGGTCGACCTGCAGACCGGCTCAGTTCATGCGGCAGCCCCTTCAGCCCATACCTTTACATTCCCAGTTTCCACTCCGCCCGGCTGCTTCACACCTGCGCCTCCTCCAGCCGAGAACAACACCAGGTTCTTCTCCTCTGAAAGCTGCCCCTGTTGTTGCTCCGTCGAAACCTGACAACCCTTCCTCTTCTCCAACTGAAACCCCTGCCCCTGCTCCGCCTACCCCCAACTTCCCtattcttcctcctccctcccctgcaATCACCCGTTtgtcctcctccagctccaggaAACGCCCGTCTCTGACCCGGTCTAAATCAGACATGAGCGACCGGTACTCCAGGGCCGGGACAGAGCTGGAGCGCTTCTTCAACCTGTGTGGTCTGGACCCTGCAGACCTACAGGAGTTGACTGGGTCTAGTTCTGACATCGTTTCCCTCGCCCGTTTTCGCAGCGTGAGTGCTCCGGGGTCTGAGTGCGcgggaggagaaaatgaagatgaggaggaggaagatgctGGCAACGCTACAGAGCGTGTCCCCTACGGTGTTTCTGTCATTGAGAGAAATGCAAGAGTCATCAAATGGCTGTATGGGCTCCGTCAGGCCAAGGACAATGCAAGTAAGAGCACCAACTTATAA
- the mfsd2al2 gene encoding sodium-dependent lysophosphatidylcholine symporter 1-B-like encodes FLPCSSPWSPQAPGGISLARKICYAVGGVPYQMTALSIGISLQIFLLDIVQMEAFYVSMILFLSQAWDAVTDPVVGYLVSRSKWTRIGKLTPWLVLSTPFGVLSYLLLWFEPHHISQPLRVLWFLAASCLFETLMSCYNIPYLSLNMFLGGDQKDRDSATAYRMSAELVSMLLASVIQGQVMALYNTERQESCQPLDPVHETPESTSPPQTASLQETKKAFLISALVMGALFFLCSLVVFLGVKEQQGPLCSDDKVQPPYLISLKMLICHIPYQRLVLGFIFAGFAFQMSWSNLALYCSHVAGLGAQLQYLLLISASVAVPLWQAVLLRLGKKVTIFIGLSLYIPAVIIVACVPSNLPVLLLMGILMGFSMATVFFLPWSMLPDAVDDFAMRHPSCKDLEPLFFSCYAFCRKLAGGLSVGISTMILHFVGYRAGACSHGDGVVTTLIVLFSPAPIALLLIGMAFFCCYPINERQSLQLQEQLTPVNPEASSSSSSSEPGENTEKPTVLQSSQAAVTSTSHYTTLHKSNSAPSCCYSRDKRCSVNLSALSDVPKSLSVKYSRPKSVVQLNVNPQWQKQRLSHHQPSGEAGLSRNVLENNPRSLSSRTNVKSKLSWV; translated from the exons TTTCTGCCCTGCTCTTCTCCCTGGTCTCCACAGGCACCGGGGGGGATTTCTCTGGCCAGGAAGATCTGTTATGCTGTTGGTGGGGTCCCATATCAGATGACCGCACTAAGTATAGGAATTTCCCTGCAGATTTTCCTCCTGGATATTGTGCAG ATGGAGGCCTTCTATGTTTCCATGATTTTATTTCTAAGTCAGGCCTGGGACGCTGTGACTGACCCTGTGGTTGGATATCTGGTGAGCCGCAGTAAATGGACACGTATCGGCAAACTCACTCCATG GCTGGTTCTCTCCACTCCATTTGGCGTCCTGTCCtatctgctgctgtggtttgaaCCACACCACATATCGCAGCCTCTCAGAGTGCTGTGGTTCCTCGCAGCATCCTGCCTGTTCGAGACCCTCATGAGT TGCTACAACATCCCCTACCTCTCGCTCAACATGTTCTTGGGCGGCGatcagaaagacagagactcGGCCACAGCCTACA GAATGAGCGCGGAGTTGGTGTCGATGCTGCTGGCCTCTGTAATCCAGGGTCAAGTTATGGCTTTGTACaacacagagaggcaggagTCTTGTCAACCGCTGGACCCGGTCCATGAAACACCTGAAAGCACATCACCACCACAAACGGCATCACTTCAGGAAACA AAAAAGGCGTTCCTGATCTCAGCTCTGGTCATGGGcgctttgtttttcctctgcagcctgGTTGTCTTCCTCGGGGTAAAGGAGCAGCAGG gccctctctgctctgatgaCAAAGTACAACCCCCCTATCTGATCTCACTCAAGATGCTGATATGCCACATTCCTTACCAACGACTGGTGCTTGGCTTCATATTTGCTGGTTTTGCATTTCAG ATGTCCTGGAGTAATTTGGCACTTTACTGCAGTCATGTAGCTGGGCTGGGAGCCCAGCTCCAGTACCTCCTTCTG ATTTCTGCCTCAGTAGCAGTTCCTCTGTGGCAGGCAGTTCTTCTGAGATTAGGAAAAAAGGTCACAATTTTCATCGGACTATCg CTCTACATCCCAGCAGTGATCATAGTTGCCTGCGTTCCTAGTAACCTGCCAGTCCTCTTGCTTATGGGCATTTTGATGGGATTCAGCATGGCGACTGTATTCTTTCTACCCTG GTCTATGCTCCCAGATGCGGTGGACGACTTTGCCATGAGACATCCCTCCTGCAAGGACCTGGagcctctgtttttctcctgttaTGCCTTCTGCAGGAAGCTGGCAGGAGGCCTGTCTGTAGGAATCTCAACCATGATATTACA CTTCGTGGGCTACCGAGCGGGTGCGTGTAGCCATGGTGACGGAGTGGTGACGACTCTGATTGTGCTGTTCTCACCAGCTCCCATCGCACTTCTGCTGATAGGGATGGCCTTTTTTTGCTGCTACCCAATCAATGAGAGGCAAAGTTTGCAGCTCCAGGAACAACTGACCCCAGTCAA CCCAGaagcttcatcatcatcatcttcatcagaaccaggagaaaacactgagaagCCAACAGTTCTGCAGTCATCCCAGGCTGCTGTGACATCTACATCACATTATACCACATTGCACAAGTCAAATTCAGCACCCTCATGCTGTTACAGTCGTGATAAAAGATGCTCAGTGAACTTGTCTGCCCTTTCAGATGTACCCAAGAGCCTGTCTGTGAAATACAGCAGACCTAAATCAGTTGTCCAGTTAAATGTAAATCCTCAGTGGCAGAAACAGAGACTCAGCCATCACCAGCCTTCAGGAGAAGCTGGACTGAGCAGAAATGTCCTTGAGAACAATCCTAGGTCTTTGTCTAGCAGGACGAATGTGAAATCCAAATTGTCCTGGGTATAG